In a genomic window of Brettanomyces nanus chromosome 1, complete sequence:
- a CDS encoding uncharacterized protein (MEROPS:MER0001219), with amino-acid sequence MPQFFDNPFPVPYSAKGRSYRFLRLDNGILALIISDPTEDIATMSLSVATGHHADPDNVPGLAHLCEHMICVSSKEYPQIDSYKTKIHEAGGSCNAVTVNEKTSFFFSIPIVFSNNIKEGKDAFGSVLEVFVSYFKHPLFDASYADREVIAIDNEHTKNCSSISRIGFQGLKLLANPANEFHRFSTGNYTTLHETISRNDIQAILKDFFKKEYLPERIAIVLKGPQTLNHLQKLAVTHFSTIGEERSGFEKLLKKSSSKSHTENLPEGLLASHIAAAIWLPRYKSIIFTPNQLGRFIIISKDDSEQVLRIFFPFNISGSDWSPKQLSIFASFWCHILGSETKSSLNSSYLKQKYIGESVAKAFSLSSNTTVLELQLTMTQTGVRNLDHVIQLFFDYMSLFVNPRDHKFERKLAKAFSQFNSINLYNFFHAENGVGGLSEMRSLSERLLSSFKSLSQWFFLGSPCFDVTDEGFVDSFNQSKASEAFWIHQTQSFKDFVTLTCNPDNMLLSFVGNSFIMESGASWITNQNIPDCKDENFQFTYKVGSFPSKSWNMNTDSGVFRIPPPNSFAPKIITQQNKILAMFEANMETSMGASLGYAVKNITTTSVPELKYFDSGCQFWIKKEYDSTFDDKLFVSVELSSLTSDITVSDIIALELLCNLVKNRLREELYPALVMGYSYDIFPSLKGDIGVILHISGPKLNILKVLGLLVNETKIVTRTFLSSVTSEEFRDSRIDVMKKYKSGQAMPSHTLVSLGLMAIMEQNTWLLDRRIEALEDLDFTTTAAIFRTLFHSCYASCLVHGDIDDKEKVRQEITQCISQLVDHFDGQNQAAPSTICLPENQNITAKSTCKDPTNALAYFLQTSLRRDMQSRTLTKLLSFILSNSLLWKLRVQYQLGYVIMVGLRTFRKVEGIHITIMSAELKPEALETKVQEIIMEWYVEFRKNLNDEKFHSQYISRFLSAYSSSNQKMNVAGGPSSLTQGSLVSGVSGSSLARQHQGYWDQIINRSYQFSHNLTGEDSIDVSYLRNLKLESFLTFIETKILPTSRKRIKVSAMLSTECSQEVVEQMLTPIRLYCFLSSVGLPIKRDKLEEILEESGESKVALCKNLLKYYKRQGRTFRLITAGLTKLPIAVFPSTNKKMWDAKMEQTVPFEIDINHLQEWQKHVGFVCDESLGNLLEEYRATGV; translated from the coding sequence ATGCCTCAATTCTTCGATAACCCTTTTCCAGTCCCTTATTCGGCAAAAGGAAGATCCTACAGATTTCTACGCTTGGATAACGGCATTCTTGCACTTATTATTTCGGATCCTACAGAAGATATTGCCACCATGTCACTTTCTGTCGCAACTGGACATCATGCCGATCCTGACAATGTTCCAGGTTTAGCACATCTTTGCGAACATATGATTTGTGTAAGCTCTAAAGAATATCCGCAAATTGATAGCTATAAGACTAAAATTCACGAGGCTGGAGGTTCCTGCAACGCTGTAACTGTCAACGAAAaaacttccttcttcttcagtatTCCCATTGTCTTTTCCAACAACAttaaagaaggaaaagatgcTTTCGGTAGCGTCCTCGAGGTGTTCGTTTCCTACTTCAAGCATCCACTATTCGATGCCAGCTATGCTGATAGAGAAGTCATTGCTATTGACAACGAACATACTAAGAACTGCTCCTCAATTAGCAGGATCGGCTTCCAAGGTCTAAAGCTTCTAGCCAATCCTGCTAATGAGTTTCATCGATTCTCCACTGGTAATTACACCACCTTACACGAAACCATCTCAAGAAACGATATTCAAGCAATTCTTAaagatttcttcaaaaaagaatatcttCCAGAACGTATTGCTATCGTTTTAAAAGGCCCACAAACCCTCAACCACTTACAAAAATTGGCCGTCACCCATTTCTCCACaattggtgaagagagATCAGGCTTTGAaaagcttttgaagaagtccTCTTCTAAATCGCATACTGAAAACCTTCCGGAAGGTCTCTTAGCTTCACATATTGCAGCTGCTATCTGGCTTCCGAGGTATAAATCAATTATTTTCACTCCAAATCAATTGGGAAGATTCATTATCATTTCAAAGGACGACTCTGAGCAGGTCTTgagaatcttctttccttttaaTATTAGTGGTTCTGACTGGTCACCTAAGCAGCTATCtatctttgcttctttctggtgTCATATCTTGGGAAGTGAAACTAAATCCAGTCTCAACAGCTCATACCTCAAACAAAAATACATTGGTGAATCGGTCGCAAAAGCTTTTTCTCTATCCAGTAACACCACTGTTTTGGAGTTGCAGCTAACTATGACACAAACAGGAGTCAGAAATCTGGATCATGTCATTCAACTGTTTTTTGACTACATGAGCCTGTTCGTGAATCCAAGAGATCATAAATTTGAACGTAAGTTGGCCAAAGCCTTTTCTCAGTTCAATAGTATCAATTTGTACAATTTCTTCCACGCCGAGAATGGTGTTGGTGGTTTAAGTGAGATGAGGTCACTTAGTGAAAGACTTCTTTCCTCATTCAAATCGCTATCTCAGTGGTTCTTCTTAGGTTCACCGTGCTTCGATGTCACTGATGAAGGATTTGTTGATTCCTTTAATCAAAGTAAAGCTTCTGAAGCATTCTGGATCCATCAAACTCAATCGTTCAAAGATTTTGTGACCTTAACTTGCAATCCCGATAATATGCTACTCAGCTTTGTAGGaaattccttcatcatGGAATCAGGAGCATCGTGGATTACGAATCAAAACATACCAGACTGTAAGGATGAAAACTTCCAATTTACCTATAAGGTGGGTAGTTTTCCAAGTAAAAGCTGGAATATGAACACAGATAGTGGCGTCTTCAGAATTCCGCCTCCAAATAGCTTTGCTCCAAAGATCATCACTCAGCAAAACAAAATCTTAGCCATGTTCGAAGCCAATATGGAAACTTCCATGGGAGCAAGTTTAGGTTACGCAGTAAAGAATATAACCACTACATCTGTTCCCGAATTGAAGTACTTCGACTCTGGATGTCAATTCTGGATTAAAAAAGAGTACGATTCCACCTTTGACGATAAATTGTTTGTCAGCGTAGAATTATCCTCTCTTACTTCTGACATTACAGTCTCTGATATCATTGCTTTAGAATTGCTATGCAATTTAGTGAAAAATAGGCTTCGTGAAGAACTCTATCCAGCACTCGTCATGGGATATAGCTATGATATATTTCCATCTTTGAAGGGAGATATAGGAGTAATTCTTCACATCTCAGGTCCCAAGCTGAATATTCTTAAAGTATTGGGATTGTTGGTCAACGAAACTAAGATTGTAACCCGTACCTTCCTAAGCAGTGTCACTTCAGAAGAGTTCAGAGACTCCAGAATTGATGTGATGAAAAAGTACAAATCTGGCCAAGCAATGCCTTCTCATACATTAGTATCTCTTGGCTTGATGGCGATTATGGAGCAGAACACTTGGTTGTTGGACAGAAGGATTGAAGCTCTTGAAGATTTAGACTTCACAACCACGGCGGCAATATTTCGTACTCTCTTCCACAGTTGTTATGCAAGTTGTTTGGTTCACGGGGATATTGACGACAAAGAGAAGGTTCGGCAGGAGATTACGCAATGCATTAGCCAGTTGGTTGACCACTTCGATGGTCAAAACCAGGCTGcaccttcaacaatttgTCTTCCcgaaaatcaaaatatcACTGCAAAGTCGACATGCAAAGATCCAACAAATGCCCTCGCTTACTTCCTTCAAACATCATTGAGAAGAGACATGCAATCCAGAACGCTAACCAAGCTTTTATCcttcattctttccaactCTTTACTCTGGAAGCTCAGAGTCCAATATCAACTTGGTTATGTGATCATGGTTGGTCTAAGAACATTTCGGAAAGTGGAAGGTATTCATATAACTATCATGAGTGCTGAATTGAAACCCGAAGCACTAGAAACAAAAGTTCAGGAAATCATTATGGAGTGGTATGTTGAATTCCGTAAGAACTTGAACGATGAGAAGTTTCATTCGCAGTACATCAGCCGCTTTCTTTCTGCGTACAGCAGTTCcaatcaaaaaatgaatgTCGCTGGAGGTCCTTCGAGTTTAACTCAGGGTTCTTTAGTTTCTGGTGTTTCTGGAAGCTCTTTAGCAAGACAGCACCAAGGATATTGGGATCAGATAATCAACAGATCATATCAATTCTCCCACAATTTGACTGGTGAAGACTCAATTGACGTATCTTATTTGAGAAACCTAAAATTGGAATCCTTTTTGACCTTCATCGAGACCAAGATCCTTCCAACATCCAGGAAAAGGATCAAAGTGTCTGCAATGTTGTCAACCGAATGTTCCCAGGAGGTCGTTGAACAGATGCTTACTCCGATTCGACTTTactgttttctttcttctgttggCTTACCAATCAAAAGGGAtaaacttgaagaaattcttgaagaatccGGAGAATCTAAAGTGGCTCTCTGTAAAAACTTGCTTAAATACTACAAACGCCAAGGTAGAACTTTTCGTTTGATTACAGCAGGTCTTACCAAATTGCCGATAGCTGTATTTCCAAGCACTAATAAAAAGATGTGGGATGCCAAGATGGAACAAACGGTGCCTTTTGAAATTGATATCAATCATTTGCAAGAATGGCAGAAGCACGTCGGTTTTGTTTGCGATGAAAGCTTGGgtaatcttcttgaagaatacAGAGCGACAGGAGTTTAG
- the VPS21 gene encoding Vacuolar protein sorting-associated protein 21, whose protein sequence is MSTPANNQISVKLVLLGEAAVGKSSLVLRFVSNDFEENKEPTIGAAFLTQRCTIGDKNIKFEIWDTAGQERFANLTPLYYRNAQAALVVYDITKPASFIKARHWVKELHEQAAKNIIIALVGNKYDLTLDSESGEEIEGARKVSRDEGQDLANEENLLFFETSAKTAFSVNDVFTTIGEKIPDAVAKKGSSRAESNRIDLSAPAQTDIKESSCSC, encoded by the coding sequence ATGTCAACTCCCGCTAATAACCAAATTTCAGTGAAGTTGGTGCTTTTAGGAGAAGCAGCTGTGGGCAAATCGTCTCTAGTTCTCCGATTTGTTTCGAatgactttgaagagaacaagGAGCCAACGATCGGCGCTGCTTTTCTAACGCAAAGATGCACAATAGGTGATaaaaatatcaaattcGAGATTTGGGACACTGCTGGACAAGAGAGATTTGCCAACTTAACTCCATTATACTACAGAAATGCACAGGCTGCTTTGGTTGTGTACGATATAACAAAGCCTGCCAGCTTCATAAAGGCTCGTCATTGGGTCAAAGAATTGCATGAACAGGCCGCTAAGAATATTATTATAGCTTTGGTCGGTAACAAATACGACCTTACGTTAGATTCTGAGTCCGGAGAGGAGATCGAAGGTGCCAGAAAGGTTTCCAGAGACGAAGGACAAGACTTGGCCAATGAGGAGAACCTACTTTTTTTCGAGACCAGTGCTAAGACAGCATTTAGCGTCAACGATGTTTTTACAACCATTGGAGAAAAGATTCCTGACGCTGTTGCAAAGAAAGGCAGCTCACGTGCCGAGAGTAATAGGATCGACTTGAGTGCTCCCGCCCAAACCGATATAAAGGAAAGTTCATGTTCTTGCTAA